The following proteins come from a genomic window of Candidatus Bipolaricaulis sibiricus:
- a CDS encoding GMP synthase [glutamine-hydrolyzing], amidotransferase subunit, with translation MSVVVLDFGSQYTQLIARRLRELHAFSVIVPGTTPWRDIDAHRPQALVLSGSPASATAPDSPRPDPRVFRGDVPVLGICYGMHLLVQAHGGRVVAAGGHEYGRAHLVRHTGPLFAGLPCPVAVWMSHGDAVVSPPPGWEVHASTVDSPIAAVASPTGRMFGLGFHPEVAHTEHGMALLARFLEAAGVERRWTPENVADRLVADIRDRVDQGRVLLAASGGVDSSVLALLLVRAGVDHRAVFVDHGLLREGERAEVVTALRSLGVSLQVVDAADRFLRALRGITDPEAKRRAVGATFIDVFRETAAALGRFRFLAQGTLYPDVIESAGGGGAATIKSHHNVGGLPAELGFELVEPLRLLFKDEVREVGRVLGLPEAIRLRHPFPGPGLAVRILGEVTAEALDVARRSDHEFIAALNEEGLYDAVWQALVVLTPVRSVGVTGDGRRYGYVVALRAVTSVDGMTADWARLPPEFLDRVAARITRRVPEVGRVVYDITSKPPATIEWE, from the coding sequence ATGAGCGTCGTTGTCCTCGACTTCGGCTCCCAGTACACCCAGCTCATCGCCCGTCGGCTGCGGGAGCTCCACGCGTTCTCGGTCATCGTCCCCGGGACAACGCCCTGGCGGGACATCGACGCCCACCGCCCACAGGCCCTCGTCCTGTCGGGTTCGCCGGCATCGGCGACCGCCCCCGACTCGCCCCGTCCCGACCCCCGCGTGTTTCGGGGGGACGTTCCGGTGCTCGGGATCTGCTACGGGATGCACCTTCTTGTCCAAGCCCACGGCGGGAGGGTCGTCGCTGCCGGGGGGCACGAGTACGGACGAGCTCACCTTGTCCGCCACACTGGTCCGCTGTTCGCGGGGCTGCCCTGTCCCGTTGCGGTGTGGATGAGCCACGGGGACGCGGTGGTGAGCCCCCCGCCCGGGTGGGAGGTCCACGCTTCCACGGTTGACTCCCCGATTGCCGCCGTTGCTTCTCCCACGGGGCGGATGTTCGGGCTTGGATTCCATCCCGAGGTCGCGCACACCGAGCATGGAATGGCCCTCCTGGCGCGGTTCCTCGAGGCCGCGGGGGTCGAGCGACGGTGGACCCCGGAGAACGTGGCGGACCGGCTGGTGGCCGACATCCGCGATCGTGTCGACCAGGGCCGGGTCCTCCTCGCCGCCTCGGGAGGCGTGGACTCCTCCGTCCTCGCGCTGCTCCTCGTCCGCGCGGGGGTCGACCACCGGGCGGTGTTCGTGGACCACGGCCTCCTTCGGGAGGGCGAGCGGGCCGAGGTCGTGACGGCCCTCCGCTCGCTGGGGGTCTCGCTTCAGGTGGTGGACGCCGCCGACCGATTCCTTCGCGCCCTGCGCGGGATCACCGATCCGGAGGCCAAGCGCCGGGCGGTCGGCGCTACGTTCATCGACGTGTTTCGCGAGACGGCGGCGGCGTTGGGCCGGTTCCGGTTCCTCGCCCAGGGCACGCTTTACCCCGACGTGATCGAGTCCGCCGGAGGGGGAGGGGCAGCGACCATCAAGAGCCACCACAACGTGGGCGGGCTCCCCGCGGAGCTGGGGTTCGAGCTCGTGGAGCCGCTGCGCCTCCTGTTCAAGGACGAGGTGCGGGAGGTGGGGCGGGTCCTCGGCCTTCCCGAGGCAATCCGGCTGCGGCACCCGTTCCCCGGCCCGGGCCTTGCGGTGCGGATCCTGGGGGAGGTCACTGCCGAGGCCCTCGACGTCGCCCGCCGTTCAGACCACGAGTTCATCGCTGCCCTCAACGAGGAGGGCCTGTACGACGCCGTGTGGCAGGCCCTCGTGGTGCTGACGCCCGTTCGCAGCGTTGGGGTGACCGGCGATGGCCGACGGTACGGGTACGTCGTCGCGCTGCGTGCGGTGACGAGCGTAGACGGGATGACCGCGGACTGGGCGCGGCTTCCCCCCGAGTTCCTCGACCGGGTGGCGGCGCGGATCACCCGCCGCGTGCCCGAGGTGGGCCGCGTCGTCTACGACATCACGAGCAAGCCGCCGGCGACGATCGAGTGGGAGTGA
- a CDS encoding Recombination inhibitory protein MutS2, whose protein sequence is MVSSGPDGVPVEVVNLRTARDLELGKVLAGVAGFAASSLGAEAVRALVPRADREALEREYALVAEMEQALQDGFAMGGIHDLAPLLDEAREHGTLASDRFVTVAATLTALSEIRQGLSSSRLPGLKALGEKVSDQADLLRAIWRAVDERGEIRDDATPKLADLNRELRALTDRITDLLRRYLDRNRDLVQDPVITQRGGRFVVPFKAGARGASIVVHETSASGQTLFAEPASVVELNNRLRETAEDIRRERIRILAELTARLLAAEAPLRRDLALLARLDGLYARARYGQAVRGALPTLVEDGRIELVDARHPLLGERAVPVSIAFGGAKRVAVITGPNTGGKTVLLKTIGLLTVMSQCGIPIPASTRTVLSVFPKVRSDIGEEQSIEQSLSTFSSHMTNIVAILRDADDRTLVLLDELGAGTDPQEGAALGLAILERLLELGATAAVATHLTPLKHFSVSHPGVLSCSMEFDLETLSPTYRVQEGVPGRSCALEIARRLGLPEELIERARASFTSGEIRAEEIIAELERERGAARRMRANLELERETVARLRADYEKRLLALKEKKAEALGQELARLEGEVRAVRKELSELIAQARAAESAEERRGILRRVEEVAAEVPAGPSPIRRPVAIGEGMTVRVRSTGKVGTVRWVEGDRVGVEVRGRRIELPAEALEPAEEQPLPRTAAPTLGPVSEVSLELSVRGLTVAEAEREVTIWLDRLLRAGVSTGRLVHGKGTGALREALHTYLRHAPYVKRFYLAPPAEGGDGVTIVELE, encoded by the coding sequence ATGGTTTCATCGGGACCGGACGGCGTGCCAGTCGAAGTCGTCAACCTGCGTACGGCGCGCGACCTCGAGCTGGGGAAGGTCCTCGCGGGGGTGGCGGGGTTCGCTGCGTCCTCGCTTGGGGCGGAGGCAGTGCGGGCCCTCGTTCCCCGTGCGGACCGCGAGGCGTTGGAGCGGGAGTACGCCCTGGTCGCGGAGATGGAACAGGCGCTCCAGGACGGGTTTGCGATGGGGGGGATCCACGACCTGGCACCGCTCCTTGACGAAGCCCGCGAGCACGGGACCCTCGCCTCGGACCGGTTCGTGACCGTGGCGGCGACCCTCACGGCCCTGTCCGAGATCCGGCAGGGCCTGTCCTCGTCGCGCCTCCCAGGCCTGAAGGCCCTCGGAGAGAAGGTGTCCGACCAGGCAGACCTTCTCCGGGCGATCTGGCGCGCGGTGGACGAGCGGGGAGAGATCCGCGACGACGCCACTCCCAAGCTGGCGGACCTCAACCGTGAGCTCCGCGCGCTCACGGATCGGATCACCGACCTCCTCCGCCGGTACCTGGACCGGAATCGCGACCTCGTCCAGGATCCCGTGATCACCCAGCGCGGCGGGCGGTTCGTGGTCCCGTTCAAGGCCGGGGCGCGGGGGGCATCGATCGTCGTCCACGAGACCTCGGCGAGCGGTCAGACCCTGTTTGCCGAGCCGGCGTCGGTGGTCGAGCTCAACAACCGACTGCGGGAGACCGCAGAGGACATCCGCCGCGAACGGATCAGGATCCTCGCCGAGCTGACCGCGCGCCTTCTCGCCGCGGAAGCGCCCCTGCGGCGGGACCTCGCCCTCCTCGCCCGCCTCGACGGGCTGTACGCCCGTGCGCGGTACGGACAGGCGGTGCGGGGAGCGCTCCCGACCCTCGTCGAGGACGGGCGGATCGAGCTCGTGGACGCGCGCCACCCCCTTCTTGGGGAGCGGGCGGTGCCGGTCTCGATCGCGTTCGGGGGGGCGAAGCGGGTGGCGGTGATCACCGGCCCCAACACGGGTGGGAAGACGGTCCTCCTCAAGACGATTGGCCTTCTCACCGTGATGTCCCAGTGCGGGATTCCCATCCCCGCCTCGACGCGGACCGTGCTGTCCGTGTTCCCCAAGGTGCGAAGCGACATCGGGGAGGAGCAGTCGATCGAGCAGAGCCTCTCGACGTTCTCCTCCCACATGACGAACATCGTGGCGATCCTCCGCGACGCCGACGACCGAACGCTCGTTCTCCTCGACGAGCTGGGGGCGGGGACGGACCCCCAGGAGGGGGCGGCGCTCGGGCTGGCGATCCTGGAGCGGCTCCTCGAGCTGGGAGCCACCGCGGCGGTGGCGACCCACCTCACGCCCCTCAAGCACTTCTCCGTCTCTCACCCCGGCGTCCTCTCCTGTTCGATGGAGTTCGATCTCGAGACCCTGTCCCCCACCTACCGGGTCCAGGAGGGTGTTCCCGGGCGGTCGTGCGCCCTCGAGATCGCCCGGCGTCTGGGGCTTCCCGAGGAGCTGATCGAGCGTGCCCGTGCGTCGTTCACGTCGGGGGAGATTCGCGCCGAGGAGATCATTGCCGAGCTCGAGCGGGAGCGTGGGGCGGCGCGCCGGATGCGCGCCAACCTCGAACTGGAACGGGAGACGGTGGCGAGGTTGCGGGCCGACTACGAGAAGCGGCTCCTCGCCCTCAAGGAGAAGAAGGCCGAGGCGCTGGGACAGGAACTCGCGCGCTTGGAGGGAGAGGTTCGCGCGGTGCGGAAGGAGCTCTCCGAACTCATCGCCCAGGCCCGCGCCGCGGAGTCGGCGGAGGAACGGCGGGGGATCCTGCGCCGCGTGGAGGAGGTGGCGGCCGAGGTTCCAGCAGGTCCGTCCCCGATCCGTCGCCCGGTCGCGATCGGGGAGGGGATGACCGTGCGCGTCCGGTCGACCGGCAAGGTGGGAACGGTGCGGTGGGTGGAGGGAGACCGGGTGGGCGTCGAAGTGCGGGGCCGGCGGATCGAGCTCCCCGCGGAGGCGCTCGAACCGGCGGAGGAGCAGCCCCTCCCGCGGACGGCGGCGCCGACCCTCGGACCCGTAAGCGAGGTGAGTCTGGAGCTGTCCGTGCGCGGGCTGACCGTGGCCGAGGCGGAGCGCGAGGTGACGATCTGGCTGGATCGGCTCCTGCGGGCCGGAGTGTCCACCGGGCGCCTCGTCCACGGGAAAGGCACGGGGGCGTTGCGCGAGGCCCTTCACACCTACCTCCGCCACGCCCCCTACGTGAAGCGGTTCTACCTCGCCCCCCCGGCCGAAGGCGGGGACGGGGTCACGATCGTCGAGCTGGAGTGA
- a CDS encoding GTP-binding protein RBG1/RBG2 produces the protein MPANLSPGFLAARDRLNRSKTDEERLDALQEMLATIPKHKGTEKMQADIRRRIARLKEKAEQQRRSGKGGAVGYHVPREGAAQVALVGVPNAGKSSLLAAVTRATPDIAPYPMSTVRPQPGMMQFEDIQIQLVDLPPITRDYTEGWVYGLIRLADTVALCVNLESATWREETEEAISLLADHHTLLTTGPSRQLDWRVVEKRTVAVGLKADLGRDRIAAFRSWAEGRYPSTCVSTATGEGLDDVRALLFRHSGVVRVYTKKPGHPPDLSQPYTIREGATVLNVVEQIHKDFVSRLRYVRLWGSGRFDGQHAPQDHVVQDRDIVEIHLS, from the coding sequence ATGCCTGCTAACCTCAGCCCAGGATTCCTCGCTGCTCGCGACCGCCTGAACCGGTCTAAGACGGATGAGGAACGCCTGGATGCCCTCCAGGAGATGTTGGCCACCATCCCAAAGCACAAGGGAACAGAGAAGATGCAGGCCGACATTCGCCGGCGGATCGCCAGGCTGAAGGAGAAGGCCGAGCAGCAGCGCCGATCCGGTAAAGGAGGAGCGGTAGGGTACCATGTGCCGCGGGAGGGAGCGGCTCAGGTGGCCCTGGTCGGAGTCCCCAACGCGGGAAAGTCGTCCCTGCTCGCCGCCGTCACCCGCGCAACGCCGGACATCGCCCCGTACCCCATGTCCACGGTTCGCCCGCAACCGGGCATGATGCAGTTTGAGGATATCCAGATCCAACTTGTCGACCTGCCCCCTATCACCCGCGACTACACCGAGGGATGGGTGTACGGGCTGATCCGTCTCGCAGACACGGTGGCGTTGTGCGTGAACCTCGAGAGTGCGACCTGGAGAGAGGAAACTGAAGAGGCAATCTCCCTCCTCGCCGACCACCACACGTTGCTGACCACAGGCCCGAGCCGACAGCTGGATTGGCGCGTGGTGGAGAAGCGAACCGTGGCGGTAGGGCTCAAGGCGGACCTCGGGCGCGATCGCATTGCGGCTTTCCGGTCTTGGGCTGAGGGGAGGTACCCGTCAACGTGCGTCTCGACAGCGACCGGTGAGGGCTTGGATGATGTGCGAGCTCTACTGTTCCGCCACTCAGGGGTGGTGCGGGTGTACACGAAGAAACCCGGCCATCCACCCGATCTGTCGCAACCATATACCATTCGGGAAGGAGCAACTGTGCTCAATGTAGTCGAGCAGATCCACAAAGACTTCGTCAGCCGTCTACGTTACGTCCGTCTGTGGGGGTCGGGCCGGTTCGACGGCCAACACGCCCCTCAGGACCACGTCGTTCAGGACCGAGATATCGTGGAGATCCATCTCTCATGA
- a CDS encoding N-succinyl-L,L-diaminopimelate desuccinylase, which yields MTDPVRLAQELVRIPSPSGMEGDLADRLLQVLKGFCEAERGPLGAVVGRISHGNGPTVMLEGHLDTVPPGDSAGWSRGPFSGEIADGLLWGRGAADMKGSIAAQVAAAATVAKDVRGTLLLVYVPMEEIAEGVVLARVLDQVGRPDLVVLGEPTDLRLGIGHRGRAVVRLEARGRAAHAAMPNLGDNAIVRMVEALPLTFEALLPDDPLLGEESATPVAIGTPPGGPVVPEMCWALIDRRIAREETPESVLAAYEGLELDAKIERVELVAYTGEKFGAECFFPAWWMSPEHPWSVRARDGLGSPPMRIWRFSTDGVESCARRGIPTVGYGPGDDLLAHQTDEHVPVGDIERAAHAYRRLLRSLFVPGTPEAKPAPAERREERRGRGRRRR from the coding sequence ATGACCGATCCCGTGCGTCTGGCCCAGGAGTTGGTGCGCATCCCAAGCCCCTCGGGAATGGAAGGGGACCTCGCCGATCGGCTGCTCCAGGTACTCAAGGGGTTCTGCGAGGCCGAGCGAGGACCGCTGGGCGCGGTGGTGGGGAGAATCTCCCATGGCAACGGGCCCACCGTGATGCTGGAGGGCCACCTCGACACTGTGCCGCCCGGAGATAGTGCGGGGTGGTCCCGCGGGCCGTTCTCCGGCGAGATCGCGGACGGTCTGCTATGGGGGAGAGGGGCCGCAGACATGAAGGGGTCAATCGCTGCCCAGGTCGCAGCCGCCGCCACCGTGGCCAAGGACGTGCGGGGTACGCTCCTTCTGGTGTACGTTCCGATGGAGGAGATCGCCGAGGGGGTCGTTCTGGCGCGTGTGCTCGATCAGGTGGGCCGCCCCGATCTCGTCGTGCTGGGCGAGCCCACCGATCTACGGTTGGGGATCGGACACCGCGGACGGGCAGTGGTCCGGCTGGAGGCCCGCGGTCGGGCCGCCCACGCTGCGATGCCCAACCTCGGAGACAACGCAATCGTCCGCATGGTGGAGGCTCTCCCGTTGACGTTCGAGGCCCTTCTCCCCGACGACCCGCTGCTCGGAGAGGAGTCAGCGACGCCCGTCGCGATCGGCACCCCGCCGGGTGGGCCTGTGGTTCCTGAGATGTGCTGGGCCCTCATCGACCGCCGTATCGCCCGCGAGGAGACGCCCGAGTCCGTGCTTGCCGCGTACGAGGGACTCGAACTCGACGCGAAGATTGAGCGGGTGGAACTCGTCGCGTACACCGGGGAGAAGTTCGGCGCGGAGTGTTTCTTCCCGGCGTGGTGGATGAGTCCGGAGCACCCGTGGAGCGTTCGGGCCCGGGACGGGCTCGGCTCGCCCCCGATGCGGATCTGGCGGTTCTCGACCGATGGAGTGGAGTCGTGTGCACGACGCGGCATTCCCACCGTCGGCTACGGCCCGGGCGACGATCTGCTGGCTCATCAGACCGACGAACACGTCCCGGTAGGCGACATCGAGCGGGCGGCCCATGCCTACCGCCGGCTGTTGCGGTCGCTGTTTGTTCCGGGGACACCAGAAGCGAAGCCTGCACCTGCTGAGCGACGGGAGGAACGCCGCGGGCGCGGACGGCGGCGCCGGTAG
- a CDS encoding Intracellular protease, producing the protein MNLTGKRIAILVADLYQELEFWYPYLRLKEEGATVVAVGPEKREYRSRLGYPAPAELAAAQVRAADFDAVVIPGGYAPDNMRRSPALVTFVREMAESGKPVAAICHGGWMLCSARVVAGKRVTSVSAIRDDLENAGATWVDEEVVRDGNLITSRVPSDLPAFLRAIVAALA; encoded by the coding sequence ATGAACCTGACCGGAAAGCGCATTGCGATTCTCGTAGCAGATCTGTATCAGGAGCTTGAGTTCTGGTATCCGTACCTCCGGCTCAAGGAAGAGGGGGCGACGGTCGTGGCAGTGGGACCGGAGAAGCGGGAGTACAGAAGCCGACTCGGCTACCCGGCGCCGGCTGAACTGGCGGCGGCTCAGGTTCGAGCGGCGGACTTCGACGCGGTGGTCATCCCCGGCGGGTATGCACCGGACAACATGCGTCGCAGCCCGGCCCTCGTTACGTTCGTCCGAGAGATGGCGGAGAGCGGGAAGCCCGTTGCGGCGATCTGCCACGGGGGGTGGATGCTGTGTTCGGCGCGGGTCGTGGCAGGGAAGAGGGTCACGAGCGTCTCCGCGATCCGCGATGACCTTGAGAACGCGGGCGCGACGTGGGTTGACGAGGAAGTCGTTCGGGATGGGAATCTGATCACGTCGCGCGTTCCAAGCGACCTGCCGGCGTTCCTACGTGCGATCGTTGCGGCTCTGGCGTAG
- a CDS encoding Threonylcarbamoyl-AMP synthase, whose protein sequence is METRVFAPDEEGIAAAAEVIRRRGTVAFPTETVYGLGADALSARAVARVFAAKERPRFDPVIVHVAAPDDADQLWTTIPPQARELMERFWPGPLTLILPRRRRVPSIVTAGLSTVGVRMPDHPVALGLIRAAGCPIAAPSANRFGRLSPTHHDDVLDQLNGRIDGLIAGGASPVGIESTVVSLADEVPVVLRPGGTPLESLRECLPDLRMAPATGPSASPGTLARHYVPATPLFLLERGPIPDGSEALERQACGFLAFREAWTGFGRVEVLSPSGDLVEAGARFFATIHRLDRVGLSAIVAEPVPEEGLGVAMMDRLRRAAMGKAYVGEEQVWWAR, encoded by the coding sequence ATGGAGACCAGGGTCTTCGCTCCGGACGAGGAGGGAATCGCCGCAGCGGCAGAGGTCATCCGCCGCCGGGGAACGGTGGCGTTTCCCACCGAGACCGTGTACGGCTTGGGAGCAGACGCGCTGTCGGCACGGGCCGTGGCCCGCGTATTCGCTGCCAAGGAGCGGCCCCGGTTTGACCCCGTGATTGTTCACGTTGCTGCTCCAGACGATGCAGATCAGCTGTGGACAACGATTCCTCCCCAGGCTCGGGAGCTGATGGAGCGGTTCTGGCCCGGGCCATTGACGCTGATTCTCCCCCGCCGGCGGCGGGTGCCATCCATCGTCACTGCGGGCCTGTCGACAGTTGGCGTGCGGATGCCCGATCATCCCGTGGCCTTGGGCCTGATTCGGGCAGCAGGATGCCCCATCGCCGCTCCCAGCGCCAACCGGTTCGGCCGCCTCTCTCCGACCCACCACGACGACGTTCTCGACCAGCTGAACGGACGTATTGATGGACTGATCGCTGGCGGGGCCTCCCCGGTGGGCATTGAGTCGACGGTGGTGTCGCTCGCCGATGAGGTCCCCGTGGTGTTGAGGCCTGGTGGAACCCCGCTCGAATCGCTTCGGGAGTGTCTGCCGGACCTGCGGATGGCCCCCGCTACCGGTCCCTCAGCCTCGCCAGGAACGCTCGCCCGGCACTACGTTCCCGCGACCCCGCTCTTCCTCCTTGAGCGGGGGCCGATCCCCGATGGGAGCGAGGCGTTGGAACGCCAGGCGTGTGGGTTCCTCGCGTTCCGTGAGGCTTGGACAGGGTTCGGACGAGTTGAGGTCCTCTCTCCGAGCGGCGACCTGGTAGAGGCGGGGGCGCGGTTCTTCGCGACGATCCATCGCCTCGATCGTGTTGGGCTCTCGGCAATCGTGGCCGAGCCCGTTCCGGAGGAAGGCCTGGGGGTAGCGATGATGGACCGGTTGCGGCGGGCAGCGATGGGGAAGGCGTATGTGGGAGAGGAACAGGTGTGGTGGGCGCGGTGA